A stretch of the Arachis stenosperma cultivar V10309 chromosome 6, arast.V10309.gnm1.PFL2, whole genome shotgun sequence genome encodes the following:
- the LOC130936070 gene encoding uncharacterized protein At2g39795, mitochondrial, which produces MAGFIRTLQRAHIWKWNCPSSSSSSLVKTTLTNCRSVTLDYRRRNYAAEAITKSPKSLFESNILRILGNEIEYLVEYTPPQQPTRFNSFAVEERSGEQVVVMRGRFDDREDIKVEATMFDGCEHVPVEDSSATNVRLHLSLLVDISKGDSGNELEFICSAWPDCLNVERVYILRHKQMSARPYLGPDFRSLNPKVQEKFCEYLDARGINHQLSTFLHYYMLNKDKIELLRWMDRLKSFVEK; this is translated from the exons ATGGCTGGCTTCATTAGAACGCTTCAAAGAGCGCATATTTGGAAATGGAACTgtccttcatcttcttcttcgtcGCTTGTTAAAACAACTCTGACGAATTGTCGCTCTGTTACGTTGGATTATAGAAGAAGAAATTATGCAGCCGAGGCAATTACCAAATCTCCCAAATCGCTCTTTGAATCCAACATCTTGCGAATACTTGGAAACGAAATCGAGTATCTGGTCGAGTATACTCCTCCACAACAG CCTACGAGATTCAATTCTTTTGCGGTTGAAGAGCGGTCGGGTGAGCAGGTGGTAGTGATGAGGGGTAGGTTTGATGATCGGGAAGATATCAAAGTTGAAGCTACCATGTTTGATGGGTGTGAACATGTTCCTGTGGAGGACAGTTCTGCAACGAATGTGCGTCTTCACCTTAGTTTACTTGTGGATATATCAAAGGGGGACAGTGGCAATGAGTTAGAGTTTATCTGTTCAGCATGGCCAGATTGTTTAAATGTGGAGAGAGTTTACATATTAAGGCATAAACAGATGTCAGCTAGGCCTTACCTGGGACCTGATTTTAG GAGCCTAAATCCTAAGGTTCAGGAAAAGTTTTGCGAGTACTTAGATGCAAGAGGAATAAATCATCAGCTCTCTACATTCTTGCATTATTATATGTTGAACAAGGATAAAATTGAACTTTTGCGATGGATGGATAGACTCAAGTCTTTTGTGGAAAAGTAG
- the LOC130933151 gene encoding deSI-like protein At4g17486: protein MLCTKLQSSQRKKKPGFPVYLNVYDLTPINGYAYWLGLGVYHSGVQVHGIEYGFGAHERDTTGIFEVEPRHCPGFTFRKSIFIGNTDMGPNDVRCLMEKLAQEFSGNTYHLIQKNCNHFCQDLSLKLTGRSIPRWINRLARIGFLCNCVLPPSLNDTRINPQEEKKKMRTQSCRFEPALSSPPSLSRGHRHSLTAPGSLVNDSQMATVKVK, encoded by the exons ATGTTATGCACTAAACTTCAATCGTCTCAACGGAAGAAAAAACCCGGTTTTCCAGTTTACCTTAATGTCTATGATCTTACGCCCATTAACGGTTATGCTTATTGGCTTGGCCTTGGAGTTTACCATTCTGGTGTTCAAG TTCATGGTATTGAATATGGATTTGGAGCGCACGAACGAGACACGACGGGAATCTTTGAAGTGGAGCCAAGGCACTGCCCTGGATTCACTTTCAGGAAGTCGATCTTCATTGGAAACACAGACATGGGACCAAATGATGTGAGGTGTTTGATGGAGAAGCTAGCCCAAGAGTTTTCAGGGAACACCTATCATCTTATCCAGAAAAACTGCAACCACTTTTGCCAAGATCTTTCTCTCAAATTAACAGGACGCTCCATCCCTCGATGGATCAATCGTCTTGCTCGAATTG GTTTTCTCTGCAACTGTGTTCTGCCGCCAAGCCTAAACGACACAAGAATCAATCCgcaggaagaaaagaagaaaatgagaaCTCAATCCTGCAGGTTCGAGCCGGCTTTGTCCTCTCCTCCTTCGCTGTCTCGTGGCCATAGACATAGCCTTACTGCTCCTGGGTCTTTAGTCAACGATTCGCAGATGGCAACCGTTAAGGTAAAGTAA